The Pseudodesulfovibrio sp. zrk46 genome contains a region encoding:
- a CDS encoding NADH-quinone oxidoreductase subunit C, translating to MIGKVIDVTPETLVGEVMNLKNDGQRLVTFSTYQEDEKKIGILYHFDKNLETTHLRLVTDMDKPIPSISGVLFAALLVENEIRDQWDVEFDGLVLDFNRSLYLDPEVTQVPLVSNVKIEPKK from the coding sequence ATGATAGGTAAAGTAATTGACGTGACCCCCGAGACTCTTGTCGGAGAGGTCATGAACCTGAAGAACGACGGGCAGCGCCTGGTCACGTTCTCGACCTACCAGGAGGACGAGAAGAAGATCGGCATCCTGTACCACTTCGACAAGAATCTGGAGACCACCCACCTGCGTTTGGTCACGGATATGGATAAGCCCATTCCGTCCATCTCTGGCGTGCTCTTTGCCGCTCTGCTGGTGGAAAATGAGATCCGCGACCAGTGGGACGTCGAATTCGACGGCCTGGTCCTTGACTTTAACCGTTCGCTCTACCTTGACCCCGAGGTCACCCAGGTTCCCCTGGTGTCCAACGTCAAGATCGAGCCCAAGAAATAG
- a CDS encoding M23 family metallopeptidase: MKRLFLLIFLVTIFTLPMVPTSVPAQDFGLEEGDDVMLAMPAEAQAAEAQAAPANTGSALVLAAPGRVGAGQPFLVRLTSDQPLETVAIFWEGKEVEPSISVWNNRHVALAMLGTDVLNVKAGKEELSVIASIDGKENTFRRTVQITPVSYPKQELSLPTKMVTPPTDVYDKIKADRAETSKAKGTVSPMRKWRLPFERPVEGKITSLYGLQRILNGKPKNPHRGLDFRSPMGNPVKSTADGVVILVGDHYYAGNSIYIDHGNGVVSMYFHMSKPIVKEGDTVKRGQAIGLSGQSGRATGPHLHFSVSVLGKLVDPEPLFKNTADSMLK; this comes from the coding sequence ATGAAACGGCTCTTTCTCCTCATATTTCTGGTAACAATCTTCACCCTGCCCATGGTTCCCACCTCGGTCCCCGCTCAGGATTTTGGTCTCGAAGAAGGCGACGACGTCATGCTCGCCATGCCTGCCGAGGCACAGGCTGCCGAAGCGCAGGCCGCTCCTGCCAACACGGGGTCCGCCCTCGTATTGGCCGCACCGGGCCGCGTAGGTGCCGGTCAGCCGTTCCTGGTCCGACTGACCTCGGACCAACCGCTGGAGACCGTGGCCATCTTCTGGGAAGGCAAGGAAGTGGAGCCCTCCATTTCCGTCTGGAACAACCGTCACGTGGCGCTGGCAATGCTCGGCACCGATGTGCTGAATGTGAAGGCTGGCAAAGAAGAATTGTCGGTCATCGCCTCCATCGACGGCAAGGAGAACACCTTTCGCCGCACCGTGCAGATCACGCCGGTCAGCTACCCCAAGCAGGAACTGAGCCTGCCCACCAAGATGGTGACGCCGCCCACCGATGTATATGACAAGATCAAGGCGGACCGCGCCGAGACCTCCAAGGCCAAAGGCACGGTAAGCCCCATGCGCAAATGGCGACTGCCCTTTGAACGCCCGGTTGAAGGCAAGATCACCAGCCTGTATGGATTGCAGCGCATCCTCAACGGCAAGCCCAAAAACCCGCACCGCGGCCTCGACTTCCGCTCTCCCATGGGCAACCCGGTCAAGTCCACGGCAGACGGCGTCGTCATCCTCGTGGGAGATCATTATTACGCAGGGAATTCCATCTACATCGACCACGGCAACGGCGTTGTCTCCATGTACTTCCACATGTCCAAGCCCATCGTGAAAGAGGGCGACACCGTTAAACGAGGTCAGGCCATCGGCCTCTCCGGCCAATCCGGTCGTGCCACCGGCCCCCACCTCCACTTCTCTGTTTCTGTATTGGGCAAGCTGGTAGACCCGGAGCCTTTATTCAAAAACACTGCTGACAGCATGTTGAAATAA
- a CDS encoding polyprenyl synthetase family protein codes for MTNLGIKERLGQRAAVVEKFLTTSLDDRGIPERLRASMDYSLLAGGKRLRPVLTLAWAEMLGGNVDAVMPFAASLECIHTYSLIHDDLPAMDDDDLRRGKPSNHKQFDEATAILAGDGLLTEAFGLMCETSTVNGLPADRVLRAIAVLAAASGAGGMVGGQTVDMEFTGRDNVPLEELREMHAMKTGALITAACECGAILSGADDEHIENAREFGKAIGVAFQIVDDVLDVVSDTETLGKPAGSDEEMGKSTYPSLIGLEKSKELAAEYIAEAVERIGEYDGENQQFLADLARYIVDRVY; via the coding sequence ATGACTAACCTCGGCATCAAGGAACGCCTCGGCCAACGCGCCGCCGTGGTGGAAAAATTTCTCACGACCAGCCTCGACGACCGCGGCATACCGGAACGCCTCCGCGCCTCCATGGATTATTCCCTGCTGGCGGGCGGAAAGCGGCTCCGTCCCGTGTTGACGCTGGCTTGGGCAGAAATGCTTGGCGGCAATGTCGACGCGGTCATGCCCTTTGCGGCCAGTCTGGAATGCATCCACACCTACTCCCTGATCCACGACGATCTGCCCGCCATGGACGATGACGACCTGCGTCGCGGCAAGCCGTCCAACCACAAGCAGTTTGACGAAGCCACGGCCATTCTGGCTGGCGACGGCCTCCTGACTGAAGCCTTCGGCCTCATGTGCGAGACTTCCACCGTCAACGGCCTTCCGGCAGATCGCGTACTCCGCGCCATCGCCGTGCTGGCCGCAGCCTCTGGTGCTGGCGGTATGGTGGGAGGTCAGACCGTAGATATGGAATTCACTGGCCGCGACAACGTGCCTTTGGAAGAACTTCGCGAGATGCATGCCATGAAGACCGGGGCGCTCATTACTGCCGCCTGTGAATGTGGCGCCATCCTGTCCGGGGCAGACGACGAACATATCGAAAACGCACGTGAATTTGGCAAGGCTATCGGTGTGGCGTTCCAGATCGTGGACGACGTCCTCGATGTGGTCAGTGACACCGAGACTCTCGGCAAGCCTGCGGGCAGCGATGAAGAGATGGGCAAGTCCACCTACCCTTCGCTGATCGGTCTGGAAAAGAGCAAAGAACTCGCAGCCGAATATATTGCTGAAGCAGTGGAGCGAATCGGCGAATATGATGGCGAGAATCAGCAATTCCTTGCCGATTTGGCGCGCTACATTGTGGACAGAGTCTATTGA
- a CDS encoding 4Fe-4S binding protein translates to MLFTPTVVKNLLKKPATRNYPFVVREGFPMYRGELTINIDDCIFCGSCSRKCPSQCITVDKQAGTWQCDPHACVYCGYCRDACPTKCLDMKDVHRAPMTEKITWIEQGTPPKPKKKKAAAPKKEAEAPVAEAKVEKAEEAKPAKKAAPKKKAAKKK, encoded by the coding sequence ATGCTGTTTACACCCACAGTCGTCAAGAACCTGCTCAAGAAGCCTGCAACCCGTAACTACCCGTTCGTGGTTCGCGAAGGCTTCCCCATGTACCGCGGCGAGCTGACCATCAACATCGATGACTGCATCTTCTGCGGCTCCTGCTCTCGCAAGTGCCCCAGCCAGTGCATCACCGTCGATAAACAGGCTGGCACCTGGCAGTGCGACCCGCATGCCTGCGTGTACTGCGGCTACTGCCGCGATGCCTGCCCGACCAAGTGTCTCGACATGAAAGACGTGCACCGCGCCCCCATGACTGAGAAGATCACCTGGATCGAGCAGGGCACCCCGCCCAAGCCCAAGAAAAAGAAAGCCGCTGCTCCCAAGAAGGAAGCAGAAGCTCCGGTAGCTGAAGCCAAGGTTGAAAAAGCCGAAGAAGCTAAGCCTGCCAAGAAGGCTGCTCCCAAGAAGAAAGCAGCCAAAAAGAAGTAA
- a CDS encoding LysE family translocator, producing MTIESGIALFIATAIFASIPGPGVSALVAQSLTRGFKTGAGFAAGLACGDLCYLLTALFGMGWVASQIGPWFALLKWAGAAYLVYLGVKAWMAKPPSEQNTASVSEPHTGRSFLAGLCVTLGNPKVIVFYCGFLPGFLHMPELTTTDIAMVVAIIIPTVFTVLATYAWLAAKGREAMRSTRTWKILNRTAGSIMIGAGAAIAAE from the coding sequence ATGACTATTGAAAGCGGCATCGCCCTTTTCATCGCAACAGCAATATTTGCCAGCATTCCCGGACCGGGAGTATCCGCACTCGTGGCCCAGTCGCTGACACGCGGCTTCAAGACTGGCGCCGGATTTGCCGCCGGACTCGCGTGCGGCGACCTCTGTTATCTGCTCACAGCCCTGTTCGGAATGGGTTGGGTCGCCTCCCAGATCGGTCCGTGGTTCGCCCTCCTGAAATGGGCAGGCGCAGCCTACCTCGTTTACCTCGGCGTAAAGGCGTGGATGGCAAAACCCCCGTCCGAACAAAACACTGCCTCTGTCTCCGAACCTCATACGGGGCGCAGCTTTCTTGCCGGTCTGTGCGTCACCCTTGGCAACCCCAAGGTGATCGTGTTCTACTGTGGCTTCCTGCCGGGTTTCCTGCACATGCCGGAGCTGACCACCACGGACATCGCCATGGTCGTGGCCATCATCATTCCCACGGTGTTCACGGTGCTCGCCACCTACGCATGGCTGGCAGCCAAGGGCCGTGAGGCAATGCGCTCCACCCGCACCTGGAAAATCCTGAACCGCACCGCAGGCTCGATCATGATCGGCGCCGGTGCAGCCATCGCAGCGGAATAA
- a CDS encoding VC0807 family protein — protein sequence MAYTPVNRILLGAVAPTLIYYVGRKLDHALAGALLASLWGIGVMAWFLLKEKEFDGASGIGAAYAVSELAGLLVTKNPDWFLLSPIVSDWVVGGVFMVSMLTRRPLIQVLAEQMSGKNAFPESIRNGPHYRPLWLRLSLVWGGAYVLKGVFKWISLNTMPVEAYLTLRAGLDWPVIIGLMAFSIWYPRRYWTARA from the coding sequence ATGGCGTACACTCCAGTAAACCGAATCCTGCTTGGGGCCGTTGCCCCAACATTGATATATTATGTAGGTCGGAAGCTGGATCATGCCTTGGCCGGAGCGCTTCTCGCGTCCCTGTGGGGCATTGGCGTCATGGCCTGGTTTCTCCTGAAGGAAAAAGAATTTGACGGCGCTTCCGGCATCGGTGCGGCCTATGCCGTATCCGAGCTGGCCGGGTTGCTCGTAACGAAAAATCCCGACTGGTTTCTCCTGTCGCCCATTGTATCGGACTGGGTCGTGGGAGGCGTGTTCATGGTTTCCATGCTCACACGGCGACCGCTCATTCAGGTGCTTGCCGAGCAGATGTCCGGAAAGAATGCCTTTCCGGAGAGTATCCGCAACGGCCCGCACTATCGCCCCCTCTGGCTCCGTTTGAGTCTGGTATGGGGCGGCGCATACGTGCTCAAAGGCGTGTTCAAATGGATTTCCCTCAACACCATGCCGGTGGAGGCATACCTCACGCTCCGCGCCGGACTGGACTGGCCGGTCATCATTGGTTTGATGGCTTTCAGCATCTGGTATCCCCGTCGATACTGGACCGCCAGAGCATAG
- the xseB gene encoding exodeoxyribonuclease VII small subunit produces MAKETFESRLERLKSIVDKLERGDLPLEEGVALYKEGLELAKACGKQLEGARHEVKIVSEGLIKEFEALDNMGADND; encoded by the coding sequence ATGGCGAAAGAAACATTTGAAAGCAGACTGGAACGGCTCAAGTCCATCGTGGACAAGCTGGAGCGCGGCGACCTGCCTCTGGAAGAGGGCGTGGCCCTGTACAAGGAAGGACTGGAGCTGGCCAAGGCATGCGGCAAACAGTTGGAAGGTGCCCGCCACGAGGTCAAGATTGTATCCGAAGGGTTGATCAAGGAATTCGAGGCCCTGGACAACATGGGAGCCGACAATGACTAA
- a CDS encoding M23 family metallopeptidase, protein MNRDPFSTLSRFLAATLFLLLLSAANNAMAADMVDIECPDEVGIGQPFFVKISSRYPLDDLTVKWRGKTLKPQVEGEDYYYHSTLILGTDLRADAGEDTLEVSAVLWGHFRKFSKTLPIVPVKYQSETLSVPPKMVTPPQEVLDRIAKEKELIKAALATQSPERYWTLPFSRPTKGIMLSRFGLYRVFNGEAKRRHTGLDFRAWKGTPLYSIAAGSVILTGHFYFAGNCAFIDHGNGLISLYCHMSKLKVKEGDFVQAGQTIGLSGATGRVTGAHLHLSVFANGEVIDPEPLVDNRIDGMIQ, encoded by the coding sequence ATGAATCGCGATCCCTTCTCTACGCTGTCCAGATTTCTGGCGGCTACCCTCTTTTTGCTACTGCTCTCTGCCGCGAACAATGCGATGGCTGCCGACATGGTGGACATCGAATGCCCGGACGAAGTGGGCATCGGCCAGCCCTTTTTTGTAAAAATATCCTCCCGCTATCCGCTGGACGACCTGACAGTGAAATGGCGTGGCAAAACGCTGAAGCCGCAGGTGGAAGGCGAGGACTACTATTACCACTCCACCCTCATTCTGGGTACGGACCTCCGTGCCGACGCAGGTGAAGACACGCTGGAAGTCTCCGCGGTTCTGTGGGGACACTTCCGCAAGTTCAGCAAGACGCTGCCCATCGTGCCGGTAAAATATCAAAGCGAGACACTGTCCGTTCCTCCCAAGATGGTAACTCCTCCACAAGAAGTGCTGGACCGCATTGCCAAGGAGAAGGAGCTCATCAAAGCGGCGCTGGCGACTCAATCTCCAGAACGCTATTGGACCCTGCCCTTTTCTCGACCCACCAAGGGAATAATGCTTAGTCGCTTCGGCTTGTATCGCGTGTTCAACGGCGAAGCCAAACGTCGGCACACCGGGCTCGATTTTCGCGCATGGAAGGGAACTCCCCTTTACTCCATCGCAGCGGGTTCCGTTATCCTGACGGGACATTTTTATTTTGCCGGGAACTGCGCCTTTATCGACCACGGCAACGGACTGATTTCCCTGTACTGCCATATGTCCAAGCTCAAGGTGAAAGAAGGTGACTTTGTACAAGCAGGTCAGACCATCGGTCTTTCCGGGGCAACAGGACGTGTAACCGGCGCCCATCTGCATCTGTCGGTGTTCGCCAATGGTGAAGTCATCGATCCGGAACCGCTGGTGGACAACCGCATTGACGGAATGATCCAGTAG
- a CDS encoding nickel-dependent hydrogenase large subunit — MATTVIPFGPQHPVLPEPVHLTLKVEDEIVKEAIPALGYVHRGLEKLADIRDYHQMITVCERVCGICSMIHAVCYSQAIEELMDIEIPDRAALLRVIWSELHRTHSHLLWLGLFADAFGFESLFMQFWKIRERIMDINEATTGSRVIVSVNVIGGVRADLSPDQIRWILSEIDIVEKEVRQLQDTIMNDYTVKARTCGVGTLTKEQAYELGAAGPTLRGSGVAQDMRMLGYGGYSQIDFEPIVETSGDCWARSTVRFRECLQSMDLVRQAISKLPEGDIRVKVKGNPPEGEAYARVEQPRGECVYYIKGNGTKHLDRLRIRTPTFANIPPLLAMMPECELADVPVIILSIDPCISCTER; from the coding sequence ATGGCAACTACCGTAATTCCCTTCGGCCCGCAGCATCCCGTTCTTCCCGAGCCGGTCCACCTGACCCTCAAAGTGGAAGACGAGATCGTCAAAGAGGCTATCCCGGCTCTGGGTTACGTTCACCGTGGCCTGGAAAAGCTGGCTGACATTCGTGACTACCACCAGATGATCACCGTGTGTGAGCGCGTCTGCGGTATCTGCTCCATGATCCACGCTGTCTGCTACTCGCAGGCCATCGAAGAGCTCATGGACATCGAGATCCCCGATCGCGCCGCTCTGCTGCGTGTCATCTGGTCCGAACTGCACCGTACTCACTCCCACCTGCTGTGGCTGGGTCTCTTCGCCGATGCTTTCGGCTTCGAGTCCCTGTTCATGCAGTTCTGGAAGATCCGCGAGCGCATCATGGACATCAACGAAGCTACCACCGGTAGCCGCGTTATCGTTTCCGTGAACGTCATCGGCGGCGTGCGCGCCGACCTCTCTCCGGACCAGATCCGCTGGATCCTGTCCGAGATCGACATCGTGGAAAAGGAAGTCCGTCAGCTGCAGGACACCATCATGAACGACTACACCGTCAAGGCTCGTACCTGCGGTGTTGGCACCCTGACCAAAGAGCAGGCCTACGAACTGGGCGCTGCCGGCCCGACCCTGCGTGGTTCCGGCGTTGCTCAGGATATGCGTATGCTCGGTTACGGCGGTTACTCCCAGATCGACTTCGAGCCGATCGTTGAAACCTCCGGTGACTGTTGGGCTCGTTCCACAGTCCGTTTCCGTGAGTGCCTCCAGTCCATGGATTTGGTCCGTCAGGCCATCAGCAAGCTCCCCGAGGGCGACATCCGCGTCAAGGTGAAGGGCAACCCGCCGGAAGGCGAAGCCTACGCCCGTGTGGAACAGCCTCGCGGTGAGTGCGTATACTACATCAAGGGTAACGGCACCAAGCATCTGGATCGCCTCCGCATCCGTACGCCTACCTTTGCTAACATCCCGCCGCTGCTGGCCATGATGCCTGAGTGTGAACTGGCCGACGTGCCTGTCATCATTCTCTCCATCGACCCCTGCATCAGCTGCACCGAGCGCTAA
- a CDS encoding YciI family protein: protein MFLISLTYVQSLEAVDACLERHIAFLEKYYASGNFIVSGRKNPRIGGVILCRAESIEEVRAIIAEDPFHQEGVADYDVMEFQPTKCAEGFETFMG from the coding sequence ATGTTCTTGATATCGCTTACCTATGTACAATCCCTCGAGGCAGTAGACGCCTGTTTGGAACGACATATCGCATTCCTTGAAAAATACTATGCCTCAGGCAATTTCATTGTCTCGGGTCGCAAGAATCCCCGCATTGGCGGCGTCATCCTCTGTCGGGCCGAGAGCATCGAAGAAGTGCGCGCAATAATAGCGGAAGACCCGTTTCACCAGGAGGGCGTGGCCGATTACGATGTCATGGAATTTCAACCGACCAAATGTGCCGAGGGCTTTGAAACGTTCATGGGCTAG
- a CDS encoding transporter substrate-binding domain-containing protein, producing MKKILALAVVLVLTLGLGTMAMASGADSINYMTEQYPPFNYDDGSKVTGISVDLLSAMLKEMGSSKSAADFKVLPWAQGYKRVQEEANTCLFAMTLTDARKPLFKWVGPFIETNISVIAKKGKVSIGSPADLTKYKYGVIRDDIGMQMLESNGVGKGNMDITAKMESNLKKLAHDRIDAVAYEQTSTMYQIKNAGMNTGDYEVAYVLKSGGLYYAFNKSVPDAVIAEFQKALDTIKANGTHQKVLDSYLK from the coding sequence ATGAAAAAGATTCTTGCATTGGCGGTGGTTCTTGTTCTGACTTTGGGCCTTGGCACCATGGCCATGGCGTCTGGCGCAGACAGCATCAACTACATGACTGAGCAGTACCCCCCCTTCAACTACGATGATGGCAGCAAAGTCACCGGTATTTCCGTAGACTTGCTCTCTGCCATGCTCAAGGAAATGGGCTCTTCCAAATCCGCAGCCGACTTCAAGGTTCTCCCTTGGGCTCAGGGTTACAAGCGCGTGCAGGAAGAAGCGAACACCTGTCTGTTCGCCATGACCCTGACCGATGCCCGTAAGCCCCTGTTCAAGTGGGTCGGTCCCTTCATCGAGACCAACATCTCTGTCATCGCCAAGAAGGGTAAGGTCTCCATTGGATCCCCTGCAGACCTGACCAAGTACAAGTACGGCGTTATCCGTGACGACATCGGCATGCAGATGCTGGAGTCCAATGGTGTTGGCAAAGGCAACATGGACATCACTGCAAAGATGGAGTCCAACCTGAAGAAGCTCGCCCACGACCGCATCGATGCAGTCGCTTACGAGCAGACCTCCACCATGTACCAGATCAAGAATGCCGGCATGAACACCGGTGACTACGAAGTTGCCTACGTTCTGAAGAGCGGCGGCCTCTACTACGCCTTCAACAAGAGCGTTCCTGATGCTGTGATCGCAGAATTCCAGAAGGCCCTCGACACCATTAAGGCTAATGGTACTCATCAGAAGGTTCTGGACAGCTACCTGAAGTAG
- the dxs gene encoding 1-deoxy-D-xylulose-5-phosphate synthase: MTDLQKKKLLSQIRTPADVQKLSVEQLDILGQELRDTIIGTVAAHGGHLAPSLGVIELTLALFKSFNIGPDKLVWDVGHQAYAHKLLTGRADKFDSLRQKDGISGFPRMEESEYDHFGVGHSSTSISAALGMAMARDLKGDDNEVVAVIGDGSLTAGLAFEGLNQAGDHGSKMVVVLNDNEMSISKNVGALSQFLSRKMTTPFLQRLKSDVEDILGNIPKIGGDLAGYAKRYGDSVKSFFTPGILFEAFHFTYVGPIDGHNTALLVKVFEEIKKLDKPVLVHVLTKKGKGYLPAESDPTHFHGVGKFAPETGLARKYSGTGLPSYTSIFGSTLCNLAAKDDKIMAITAAMPEGTGTECFRKNHPERFVDVGICEQHAVTFAAGLATQGFKPAVAIYSTFLQRAYDQVVHDVCLQNLNVNLFLDRGGLVGEDGATHHGVFDISYLRHIPNLVVMAPKDEAELAQMMATAFDYDGPCAMRYPRGTGVGAKVDDEPKKLPIGKGELVREGKDAVIITLGSRVYPAMEAAMDLEGKDGLEVAVFNTRFVKPLPKKQILELVERFDNIILLEENALAGGFGSAVLEMLNEEDAMQGKKIKCIGIPDEFVEHGTQRELRSMLGIDMTGIMKAVKELLGK, translated from the coding sequence ATGACTGACCTACAAAAGAAAAAACTGCTTTCGCAGATTCGGACTCCTGCCGACGTGCAGAAGCTGTCCGTAGAGCAGCTCGATATATTAGGACAGGAACTCCGTGACACCATCATCGGCACGGTGGCCGCCCATGGTGGTCATCTCGCCCCCTCCCTTGGTGTCATTGAACTCACCCTGGCCCTCTTCAAGTCGTTCAACATCGGCCCTGACAAACTGGTCTGGGACGTGGGCCATCAGGCTTACGCCCACAAGCTCCTCACCGGACGCGCCGACAAGTTCGATTCCCTGCGTCAGAAGGACGGTATCTCCGGCTTCCCGCGAATGGAAGAATCTGAATACGACCACTTTGGCGTGGGCCACTCTTCCACGTCTATCTCAGCCGCTCTCGGCATGGCCATGGCCCGTGATCTCAAAGGTGACGACAACGAGGTCGTAGCTGTCATCGGTGACGGTTCCCTCACCGCAGGTCTCGCCTTTGAAGGCCTGAATCAGGCAGGAGACCACGGCAGCAAGATGGTAGTGGTACTCAACGACAACGAGATGTCCATCTCCAAGAACGTTGGCGCCCTCTCCCAGTTCCTGAGCCGCAAGATGACCACCCCGTTCCTTCAGCGTCTCAAGAGCGACGTTGAGGATATTCTGGGCAACATCCCCAAGATCGGTGGCGACCTTGCCGGATATGCCAAGCGCTACGGCGACTCCGTGAAGTCCTTCTTCACCCCCGGCATTCTGTTCGAGGCATTTCATTTCACTTATGTCGGCCCCATTGACGGACACAACACCGCCCTGCTGGTCAAAGTTTTCGAGGAAATCAAGAAGCTCGACAAGCCAGTGCTGGTCCACGTCCTCACCAAGAAGGGCAAGGGCTACCTGCCTGCCGAATCCGACCCCACTCATTTTCACGGCGTGGGCAAGTTCGCCCCAGAGACCGGTCTGGCCCGCAAGTACTCCGGCACCGGCCTGCCGTCCTACACCTCGATCTTCGGTTCCACGCTCTGCAATCTGGCAGCCAAGGACGACAAGATCATGGCCATTACTGCGGCCATGCCCGAGGGTACCGGCACTGAATGTTTCCGTAAGAATCATCCCGAACGTTTCGTGGACGTAGGTATCTGTGAGCAACATGCGGTTACCTTTGCCGCAGGGCTTGCCACGCAGGGCTTCAAGCCCGCCGTGGCCATCTACTCCACCTTCCTGCAGCGCGCCTACGACCAGGTGGTTCACGACGTCTGCCTGCAGAACCTGAACGTGAATTTATTCCTCGACCGAGGAGGGCTCGTAGGCGAAGATGGAGCGACCCACCACGGTGTCTTTGACATCAGCTACCTGCGCCACATCCCCAACCTCGTTGTCATGGCTCCCAAGGACGAAGCTGAGTTGGCCCAGATGATGGCCACCGCCTTTGATTATGACGGCCCCTGTGCCATGCGCTACCCGCGCGGCACTGGTGTCGGCGCAAAGGTGGATGACGAGCCCAAGAAGCTGCCTATCGGCAAGGGCGAACTCGTCCGCGAAGGCAAGGACGCTGTCATCATAACCCTCGGTTCTCGTGTCTACCCCGCCATGGAAGCGGCCATGGATCTCGAGGGCAAGGACGGGCTTGAAGTGGCTGTCTTCAACACCCGCTTCGTCAAGCCGTTGCCCAAGAAGCAGATTCTGGAATTGGTCGAACGCTTCGACAACATTATCCTCCTCGAAGAGAACGCTCTCGCTGGCGGCTTTGGTTCCGCCGTCCTTGAGATGCTCAACGAAGAGGACGCCATGCAGGGCAAGAAGATCAAATGCATCGGCATCCCTGACGAGTTCGTGGAGCACGGCACCCAACGCGAGCTTCGCTCCATGCTCGGCATCGATATGACCGGCATCATGAAGGCCGTGAAAGAACTGCTCGGCAAGTAG
- the xseA gene encoding exodeoxyribonuclease VII large subunit has product MSAIFTVSELTRSVKNLLEAEFPFVWVRGEVSNLARPASGHIYFTLTDGNAALSVVWFKSSQMSAKPVSKGEDRINPLTGEIEEDDTTPTALSGAGIEDGMEVLCAGRLNVYEPRGQYQLVAELVQDQGVGDLAVAFEALKKKLSEKGYFDEDRKIAIPSNPMRVAVITSPSGAAVRDFLRIANTRGTGSEIRIYPSLVQGDLAPANIAAALDQADADDWADVAVLIRGGGSLEDLWAFNTEPVADAIFRARLPVITGVGHEPDVSIADFVADKRAATPSHVAQELWPRRELLAQQLDDVDMAMNRAYANWLLGKGAAFEHLRKALVWLSPERKLERMEDRFHDLLNRLDDAGHDLLHDKQMDTKAATERLERAFGTRAVDAEGAAVANLTERMKQAMERLTDNRTRDLELAQTALTGLNPEAPLERGYSLVRIERTGEFLRDPKEVTAGDALDIRVKDGRIGAVVTDDNNDARE; this is encoded by the coding sequence ATGTCCGCCATTTTCACCGTTTCGGAACTCACCCGCTCAGTAAAGAACCTGCTGGAAGCGGAGTTTCCCTTTGTCTGGGTACGAGGAGAGGTGTCCAACCTCGCCCGCCCGGCCAGTGGGCATATCTACTTTACCTTGACCGACGGCAATGCCGCCCTGTCCGTGGTCTGGTTCAAGTCCTCCCAGATGTCGGCCAAGCCCGTCAGCAAAGGCGAGGACCGCATCAATCCCCTGACCGGGGAGATTGAGGAAGACGACACCACGCCCACGGCACTGTCGGGCGCGGGTATCGAAGACGGCATGGAAGTGCTCTGCGCTGGCCGCCTCAACGTGTACGAACCACGCGGCCAGTATCAACTGGTGGCCGAACTGGTGCAGGATCAGGGCGTGGGCGATCTGGCCGTGGCCTTTGAAGCCCTCAAGAAGAAGCTCTCCGAAAAAGGCTACTTCGACGAAGACCGCAAGATTGCCATCCCGAGCAATCCCATGCGAGTCGCTGTCATCACTTCGCCTTCGGGTGCAGCAGTGCGGGATTTCCTGCGCATAGCCAACACCCGCGGAACCGGTTCGGAGATTCGAATTTACCCTTCCCTCGTTCAGGGCGACCTGGCTCCTGCAAACATTGCAGCGGCACTGGATCAGGCAGACGCTGACGACTGGGCCGATGTGGCTGTGCTCATCCGGGGCGGCGGATCACTGGAAGATTTATGGGCCTTCAACACCGAGCCTGTGGCAGATGCCATTTTCCGGGCTCGCCTGCCGGTCATTACCGGTGTGGGGCACGAGCCTGACGTATCCATCGCCGACTTCGTGGCAGACAAGCGCGCGGCCACGCCGAGCCATGTGGCGCAAGAGTTATGGCCCCGCCGGGAACTGCTGGCCCAGCAACTCGACGACGTGGACATGGCCATGAACCGTGCCTACGCCAACTGGTTGCTCGGCAAGGGGGCAGCCTTCGAACATCTGCGCAAGGCGCTTGTGTGGCTCTCACCTGAGCGCAAACTGGAGCGTATGGAAGACCGCTTCCACGACCTGCTGAACCGCCTCGACGATGCCGGGCACGACCTCCTGCACGACAAGCAGATGGACACCAAAGCCGCCACAGAACGGCTGGAGCGGGCTTTCGGCACACGCGCTGTTGACGCCGAGGGTGCAGCTGTGGCCAATCTGACAGAGCGCATGAAGCAGGCCATGGAGCGGCTTACCGATAACCGCACGCGTGATCTGGAGCTGGCGCAGACCGCCCTCACCGGGCTCAATCCGGAAGCGCCGCTGGAACGAGGCTACTCGCTGGTACGCATCGAACGGACAGGTGAGTTCCTCCGTGACCCGAAAGAGGTGACGGCAGGCGATGCACTTGATATCAGGGTAAAGGACGGCCGCATCGGGGCCGTTGTCACAGACGATAACAACGACGCACGGGAGTGA